A genomic segment from Glycine soja cultivar W05 chromosome 18, ASM419377v2, whole genome shotgun sequence encodes:
- the LOC114397640 gene encoding uncharacterized protein LOC114397640, producing the protein MEDKYSLNRQRSGIWNCLRDGDFEEEEVWAVFKEKPDYISGIHKPRGKGSSSPLAVPRTLPSAARMIPRTSSGNSSTSSSHETKVLQQSAPLNIPDWSQIYRNKSNKTTPKSVSRFGDYDDIYHSVNDEGDVDGDGVVNYGGGYSDDEEEEEDEYDTKLPPHEFIARRLARSQISSFSVFEGVGRTLKGRDLSKVRNAVLTKTGFLESL; encoded by the coding sequence ATGGAGGACAAGTATAGTCTAAACAGGCAGAGGAGTGGAATATGGAATTGCTTGAGAGATGGAGactttgaagaagaagaagtttggGCTGTTTTCAAGGAAAAACCCGATTACATTTCTGGAATTCACAAGCCAAGGGGAAAAGGATCTTCTTCTCCTCTTGCTGTCCCTAGGACTCTCCCAAGTGCAGCAAGGATGATCCCAAGGACTAGTAGTGGCAATAGTAGTACTAGTTCCTCTCATGAAACAAAGGTTCTCCAGCAATCAGCACCTCTCAACATTCCTGATTGGTCACAGATTTATAGGAACAAGTCAAACAAGACCACCCCCAAGAGTGTTTCAAGGTTTGGTGACTATGATGATATCTATCATTCTGTTAATGATGAGGGTGATGTTGATGGTGATGGTGTTGTCAATTATGGTGGAGGGTATAGTGAtgatgaggaagaggaagaggatgaATATGATACCAAGCTCCCCCCACATGAGTTTATTGCAAGAAGACTTGCAAGGAGTCAGATATCCtcattttcagtttttgaaGGTGTTGGAAGGACCCTCAAGGGTAGGGATCTTAGCAAAGTGAGGAATGCTGTTCTCACAAAAACTGGTTTCCTTGAATCATTGTAA
- the LOC114396014 gene encoding transcription factor MYB101-like produces MEGMANICDDATEGDNAFLTMFGGDESGGSGGSDGRSGGDQGGGNVEDVALKKGPWTTAEDAILTDYVTKHGEGNWNAVQRNTGLNRCGKSCRLRWANHLRPNLKKGAFSPEEEKIIVDLHSQFGNKWARMAALLPGRTDNEIKNYWNTRIKRRQRQGLPLYSDEHDHNHRSTTPTSPTTPSPCLTPTGSNPNIATSFEFFNQNQQQQQQYQHQYQYQQQQHPLSPTASHHSPLSSPLQHRQPFTSSSPHNFLDHSPLPLSSSSPSPLSFSFQKPAPMLSTPLRFKRYRTSPSYNNHLSDPPLTTQFPHLDGFRFPVSSGFSQFFQPSLLDSDRGVSSSSSLAFQPKLELPSSQYYKPPHEQDIKLDIEFNDPSFQSSSSGFLGDLLFEAQAMASGQNSKKRGYLSLNERNDVFDACQSFENFPSSSLYWPSSTSEPKPKEEAPDFSKFMNEEVSSLLTVVPSSSMHGHEWHNNSATEVSNVQSSGSGKTDDNFVLDIKPITSLFPLSNTASHDENQGCYSWDNLPGLF; encoded by the exons ATGGAGGGTATGGCAAACATTTGTGATGATGCAACCGAGGGCGACAATGCGTTCCTAACCATGTTTGGTGGCGATGAAAGTGGTGGCAGTGGCGGTAGCGATGGCAGAAGCGGTGGTGATCAGGGTGGTGGCAATGTGGAGGATGTGGCTCTGAAGAAGGGTCCTTGGACAACTGCAGAGGATGCTATTCTAACGGATTATGTGACAAAACATGGTGAAGGGAATTGGAATGCAGTGCAGAGGAACACGGGGTTGAATAGATGTGGCAAGAGTTGTAGGCTCAGATGGGCTAACCATTTGAGGCCCAATTTGAAAAAGGGTGCATTCTCACCTGAGGAAGAAAAGATCATTGTTGATCTTCATTCACAGTTTGGCAACAAATGGGCCAGAATGGCTGCTTTG TTGCCTGGGAGAACAGACAATGAAATCAAGAACTATTGGAACACAAGGATTAAACGCCGCCAAAGGCAGGGTCTCCCTCTCTATTCAGATGAGCATGATCATAACCATCGTTCCACAACACCAACCTCTCCCACCACACCTTCCCCATGCCTCACACCAACAGGATCAAACCCCAACATTGCCACAAGTTTTGAGTTCTTCaatcaaaaccaacaacaacaacaacaataccaACACCAATACCaataccaacaacaacaacaccctCTATCTCCAACTGCATCTCATCATTCCCCTCTCAGTTCCCCTCTTCAACACAGACAACCCTTCACCTCTTCATCACCTCACAATTTCTTAGACCATTCACCTCTTCCACTCTCCTCCTCTTCACCCTCCCCTCTCTCCTTCTCCTTCCAAAAACCAGCACCAATGCTAAGCACCCCTCTTCGCTTCAAGCGCTACCGCACCTCTCCAAGCTACAACAACCACCTCTCTGACCCTCCTCTCACCACCCAATTCCCTCACCTTGATGGATTCAGGTTCCCAGTTTCTTCAGGCTTTTCTCAGTTTTTTCAGCCCTCTTTATTAGACTCCGATCGAGGcgtttcttcttcctcctctttgGCTTTCCAACCCAAGTTGGAGCTCCCTTCAAGCCAGTATTATAAACCACCCCATGAGCAAGACATTAAGCTTGACATTGAGTTCAATGATCCTTCTTTTCAAAGTAGTAGTAGTGGCTTTCTGGGGGATCTTCTCTTCGAGGCTCAGGCAATGGCTTCAGGCCAAAACTCAAAGAAACGAGGTTACTTGAGTTTGaatgagagaaatgatgtgtttGATGCATGCCAAAGCTTTGAGAACTTTCCATCTAGCTCTCTTTACTGGCCTTCTTCAACTTCTG AACCAAAACCAAAGGAAGAGGCACCGGACTTCAGTAAATTCATGAATGAGGAGGTGTCATCATTGCTTACAGTGGTTCCATCTTCCAGTATGCATGGTCATGAGTGGCACAATAACAGTGCCACAGAAGTGTCCAATGTCCAATCGTCTGGTAGTGGCAAGACAGATGACAATTTTGTACTTGATATCAAACCCATAACTTCATTGTTTCCTCTCTCCAACACCGCAAGCCATGATGAAAACCAAGGATGCTACTCTTGGGACAATTTACCTGGTCTCTTCTAA